In Xenorhabdus nematophila ATCC 19061, one DNA window encodes the following:
- the folE gene encoding GTP cyclohydrolase I FolE — MSSLSTEAVLVHSALVARGLETPLHEQTLAPEVRKVRIEEHMTEIMKLLNLDLSDDSLADTPGRIAKMYVDEIFSGLDYHNFPKITLIENKMKVDEMVTVRDITLTSTCEHHFVIIDGKATVAYIPKDKVIGLSKINRIVQFFAQRPQVQERLTQQILIALQTLLGTNNVAVSIDAVHYCVKARGIRDATSTTTTTSLGGLFKSSQNTRQEFLRAVRHLQLS, encoded by the coding sequence ATGTCATCCCTAAGTACAGAAGCCGTATTGGTGCATTCAGCACTGGTCGCCCGTGGCCTTGAAACCCCTCTGCATGAACAAACTCTGGCACCAGAGGTGCGTAAAGTACGCATTGAAGAACATATGACAGAAATTATGAAACTGTTAAATCTCGATTTGAGTGATGACAGTTTGGCAGATACACCAGGCCGTATCGCGAAAATGTATGTGGATGAGATATTCTCAGGACTCGACTATCATAATTTCCCGAAAATTACGCTGATAGAAAACAAAATGAAAGTGGATGAGATGGTAACAGTGCGTGATATTACGTTGACCAGTACGTGTGAACACCACTTTGTCATCATTGATGGTAAAGCAACCGTTGCCTATATCCCTAAAGATAAAGTGATTGGATTGTCGAAGATTAACCGTATCGTCCAATTTTTCGCTCAGCGTCCGCAAGTACAGGAACGTCTGACGCAGCAGATCCTGATTGCACTGCAAACACTGCTGGGCACCAACAATGTTGCCGTTTCCATTGATGCTGTCCATTACTGTGTCAAAGCACGTGGCATCCGTGACGCGACCAGTACCACGACGACGACGTCTCTGGGCGGATTATTTAAATCAAGCCAGAATACCCGACAGGAATTCCTGCGTGCAGTGCGCCACCTGCAATTATCGTGA
- the yeiB gene encoding DUF418 domain-containing protein YeiB: protein MNQRIEILDSLRGFAILGILLLNITSFALPYAAYMNLFYQDSVSFSDVVTWSALSVFTQGKFLFILTLLFGAALELLRQRGRNGNIPRLLILAVIGLLHGILLWDGDILLSYGIVGLLAWHFINTRQKLFSKGVTFYLSGVMMFYLLGLFPVGDNNSFWMPTPDDIFHESAWKIHGGLLAAEYRIRQISGAMIVVIAQYGWQIMGVMLCGAMLLRNGWLKGEFSHKHYRHLALCLLPAGMMIQCAALSIQYLYPYSYFASWTIRYTITELATPLLALAYISLIYGFWPAISRWRVTFWLRQVGRMALSSYLLQTLVCTTLFYRFELFGKFTRLELIAFIPFIWALNIWFACWWLKRYSQGPMEQLWRYLTAKLT from the coding sequence ATGAATCAGAGAATTGAGATACTGGATAGTCTGCGTGGTTTTGCCATTTTGGGAATATTGTTGCTGAATATTACCAGCTTTGCTTTGCCGTATGCTGCTTACATGAATCTGTTTTATCAAGATTCAGTCTCGTTCTCTGATGTGGTTACATGGTCTGCCCTGAGTGTTTTTACTCAGGGGAAGTTTCTGTTTATCTTAACGTTATTATTTGGCGCCGCACTTGAATTGCTTCGCCAGCGGGGACGTAACGGGAATATTCCCAGATTACTGATTTTAGCGGTTATTGGTTTACTGCACGGTATTTTGCTATGGGACGGCGATATCTTGTTGTCATATGGCATTGTGGGCTTGCTGGCATGGCACTTTATCAATACACGCCAAAAGTTATTTAGCAAGGGAGTGACTTTCTATTTGTCCGGCGTGATGATGTTTTATCTTTTGGGGTTGTTTCCTGTGGGAGATAATAATTCCTTCTGGATGCCGACACCAGACGATATCTTTCATGAAAGTGCCTGGAAAATTCATGGTGGGCTATTGGCCGCAGAGTATCGTATCCGTCAAATAAGTGGAGCGATGATTGTGGTTATCGCGCAATATGGCTGGCAAATTATGGGCGTTATGCTATGCGGTGCGATGTTATTGCGTAATGGCTGGTTGAAAGGCGAATTCAGCCACAAACATTATCGTCACTTGGCATTATGTCTACTCCCTGCCGGAATGATGATTCAATGTGCAGCTTTATCAATCCAATATTTATATCCTTACAGTTATTTTGCATCGTGGACCATCCGCTACACTATCACTGAACTGGCGACGCCGTTGCTGGCATTGGCTTATATTTCGCTGATTTATGGATTCTGGCCCGCCATTTCACGTTGGCGGGTCACGTTTTGGTTGCGTCAGGTCGGGAGAATGGCATTGAGCAGCTATTTGCTGCAAACTTTGGTTTGTACTACGCTTTTTTATCGTTTTGAATTATTTGGTAAGTTTACTCGTTTGGAATTGATAGCGTTTATCCCATTTATCTGGGCATTGAATATCTGGTTTGCTTGCTGGTGGTTAAAACGTTATTCACAAGGACCAATGGAACAGCTTTGGCGTTATTTGACGGCAAAATTGACGTAA
- the sanA gene encoding outer membrane permeability protein SanA translates to MWKRLITSVIFIISVLVLTAIMLDRWVSWKTAPYIFDDLRQLPEREVGMVLGTSKYYRGGKYNQYYFYRIQGAVNAYNSGKVKYLLLSGDNAQHNYNEPITMRKDLIKAGIPASNIVMDFAGFRTLDSIIRTRKVFDTDDFTIITQRFHCERALLIAIHFGIEAQCYAVPSPKNMMTIRFREVLARLGALTDLYILKREPRFLGPLMPIPSPHTVPAGIQGYPAVSPEELQGLEKKPQKK, encoded by the coding sequence GTGTGGAAGCGCTTGATTACTAGTGTAATTTTTATCATTTCTGTCCTTGTACTGACAGCAATTATGCTTGACCGTTGGGTTAGCTGGAAAACCGCTCCCTACATTTTTGATGATCTCAGGCAACTTCCTGAGCGGGAAGTTGGTATGGTGCTCGGCACGTCCAAATATTACAGAGGAGGTAAATATAACCAATACTATTTTTACCGTATCCAGGGCGCAGTTAATGCTTACAATAGTGGAAAGGTCAAATATCTGCTATTAAGCGGAGATAATGCACAGCACAATTATAATGAACCCATTACTATGCGGAAGGATTTGATCAAAGCGGGCATTCCGGCCAGTAATATTGTGATGGATTTTGCGGGTTTCAGAACGTTGGATTCTATTATCAGAACTCGTAAGGTATTTGATACCGACGACTTTACCATTATCACCCAACGATTCCATTGTGAACGGGCTTTGCTTATCGCCATACATTTTGGGATAGAAGCACAATGCTATGCCGTACCTTCTCCTAAAAATATGATGACCATTCGTTTCAGAGAAGTTTTGGCGCGCCTCGGCGCTTTGACAGATCTGTATATTTTAAAACGTGAACCTCGTTTTTTAGGCCCGTTAATGCCAATCCCTTCGCCACATACCGTACCAGCCGGAATTCAAGGTTATCCGGCGGTATCACCAGAAGAGTTACAGGGATTAGAAAAAAAACCACAAAAAAAGTAA
- a CDS encoding NAD-dependent malic enzyme: MELEHESKRPLYIPYAGPILLEFPLLNKGSAFTEEERSNFNLHGLLPQAVETIEEQAERAYRQYCDFKNDSDKHIYLRNIQDTNETLFYRLLDAHLSEMMPIIYTPTVGAACEQFSDIYRRARGLFISYPNRAYIDDMLQNATKQNVKVIVVTDGERILGLGDQGIGGMGIPIGKLSLYTSCGGISPAYTLPVVLDVGTNNPQRLNDPLYMGWRHPRITGKEYDEFVDEFIQAVKRRWPNVLLQFEDFAQNNAMPLLTRYRDELCCFNDDIQGTASVALGSLIAASRAAGRQLKDQTVAFLGAGSAGCGIAEQIVAQMKSEGLSDEQARARVFMVDRFGLLTDKQPNLLDFQNALVQKSSALQSWDISNDSLSLMDVVRNAKPTVLIGVSGQSGLFTEEIIREMHQHCERPVVMPLSNPTSRVEARPEDIINWTDGKALVATGSPFAPVKYDGQEYPIAQCNNAYIFPGIGLGVIASGAKRVTDDMLMAASRALADCSPLAQTGSGPLLPPIDDIQDVSRKIAKEVAKKAQIQGVAIVTSEDALDEAIERNFWKPEYRIYKRTSF, encoded by the coding sequence ATGGAACTGGAACACGAAAGTAAACGTCCTCTTTATATTCCCTACGCTGGTCCGATTTTGTTGGAATTCCCTCTGCTGAACAAAGGCAGTGCTTTCACGGAAGAAGAACGCAGCAATTTCAACTTACATGGCTTATTACCTCAGGCCGTTGAAACGATAGAAGAACAAGCCGAACGCGCCTACCGTCAATATTGCGATTTCAAGAATGACTCGGATAAACACATTTATTTAAGGAATATTCAGGACACTAACGAAACGCTGTTCTATAGGCTCCTCGACGCTCACCTCAGCGAAATGATGCCTATTATCTATACCCCGACCGTTGGCGCAGCGTGTGAACAATTTTCTGATATTTATCGCCGTGCACGTGGTCTGTTTATCTCCTATCCAAACCGGGCCTACATTGATGACATGCTGCAAAATGCCACCAAGCAGAATGTCAAAGTTATCGTTGTCACCGATGGTGAGCGTATTCTCGGTCTGGGTGATCAGGGTATCGGCGGCATGGGTATTCCTATCGGTAAACTGTCGTTGTATACCTCTTGTGGTGGGATCAGCCCGGCTTATACCTTACCGGTTGTACTGGATGTCGGCACAAACAACCCACAACGGCTGAATGACCCGCTATATATGGGTTGGCGTCACCCCCGCATTACCGGCAAAGAATACGATGAATTTGTAGACGAATTCATTCAGGCTGTAAAACGTCGCTGGCCTAACGTGCTATTGCAATTCGAAGACTTTGCCCAGAACAACGCTATGCCACTGCTGACCCGTTATCGTGATGAGCTTTGCTGCTTTAATGATGATATCCAGGGTACTGCATCTGTTGCTCTTGGTAGCCTGATTGCTGCCAGCCGTGCGGCAGGTCGTCAGCTAAAAGATCAGACTGTGGCATTCCTTGGCGCGGGTTCAGCAGGTTGTGGTATTGCAGAGCAAATCGTCGCACAAATGAAATCCGAAGGATTGAGTGATGAGCAGGCCCGTGCCCGCGTATTCATGGTTGACCGCTTTGGTCTGCTGACGGATAAGCAGCCGAACCTGCTGGACTTCCAGAACGCACTGGTACAGAAAAGCTCTGCCCTGCAATCATGGGATATCAGCAATGATTCTCTTTCATTGATGGATGTAGTTCGCAACGCAAAACCCACGGTCTTGATTGGTGTTTCCGGTCAATCTGGTTTGTTCACGGAAGAAATCATCCGTGAAATGCATCAACATTGCGAACGCCCGGTCGTGATGCCACTGTCTAACCCGACATCACGTGTGGAAGCCCGTCCTGAAGATATTATTAACTGGACTGACGGCAAGGCGCTGGTAGCAACAGGCAGCCCCTTTGCGCCGGTAAAATATGACGGTCAGGAGTACCCAATCGCTCAGTGTAACAACGCCTATATTTTCCCGGGGATTGGCTTGGGTGTGATTGCATCCGGTGCCAAACGTGTTACGGATGATATGCTGATGGCTGCCAGCCGTGCCTTGGCGGATTGTTCACCGCTGGCGCAAACAGGCTCCGGCCCATTATTGCCACCCATTGATGACATCCAAGATGTTTCTCGCAAAATAGCCAAGGAAGTGGCGAAAAAAGCCCAAATTCAAGGTGTCGCGATTGTCACATCGGAAGATGCCTTGGATGAAGCGATTGAACGCAATTTCTGGAAACCAGAATATCGCATCTATAAACGCACCTCATTCTGA
- the cdd gene encoding cytidine deaminase, producing MQARFHAIWSEITPKLQQALLPYIGSDDFTAMLTAEQVESIKQNSGFDDHTLALALLPLAAACSIAPISHFYVGAIAQGESGNFYFGANMEFPNVPLQQTVHAEQSAITHAWLYGEKKLISITVNYSPCGHCRQFMNELNSGTQLEVYLPDRPKLTLADYLPEAFGPGDLVDTPLLLDTINHDYQLATDDNLVQAALDAANRSHAPYSQSHAGIALQDKQGKIYTGRYAENAAFNPSLPPLQAALIFMNMSGGNCQSIKRAVLVEGENSRLSQWSATTSTLTALGCNAIERHTF from the coding sequence ATGCAAGCTCGTTTTCACGCTATTTGGTCAGAAATCACACCTAAACTGCAACAAGCTCTGTTGCCTTATATCGGAAGTGACGATTTTACGGCTATGCTAACAGCAGAGCAGGTTGAATCTATCAAGCAAAACAGTGGCTTTGATGACCATACTTTGGCACTTGCTTTGCTGCCATTGGCTGCTGCCTGCTCCATTGCCCCTATTTCTCATTTTTATGTGGGTGCAATTGCACAGGGAGAAAGTGGCAATTTCTATTTTGGCGCTAATATGGAATTCCCGAACGTACCATTACAACAAACCGTACATGCCGAACAATCAGCAATCACTCACGCCTGGCTGTATGGCGAAAAAAAATTGATTTCCATTACCGTCAACTATTCACCTTGTGGTCACTGTCGACAATTTATGAATGAATTGAACAGTGGTACACAATTAGAAGTTTATTTGCCTGATCGTCCAAAATTAACATTAGCCGATTACCTGCCAGAAGCCTTTGGTCCGGGTGATTTAGTCGATACACCACTGCTGTTGGATACAATTAATCACGACTATCAATTGGCGACTGATGACAACTTAGTACAAGCTGCATTAGATGCTGCTAACCGTAGCCACGCACCTTATAGCCAATCCCATGCAGGGATCGCATTACAAGATAAGCAAGGGAAAATTTATACAGGCCGTTACGCGGAAAATGCCGCGTTCAATCCAAGCTTACCTCCTTTGCAGGCTGCTTTGATATTTATGAATATGTCGGGTGGCAACTGTCAGTCCATTAAACGGGCTGTGCTGGTGGAAGGTGAAAACAGTCGTCTGTCACAATGGAGCGCCACAACATCCACATTGACTGCTTTGGGTTGTAACGCCATTGAACGGCACACATTTTGA
- a CDS encoding CidB/LrgB family autolysis modulator, producing MLSHIWWSLPLTLIVFYLTKKLSLRLRLPIFNPLLISIAVIIPLLLMTNTPYDHYFAGSRILNDLLQPAVVALAFPLYEQLHQIRAQWKSIITICFIGCMVAMVTGTAIALWAGATPEIAASVLPKSVTTPIAMAVADSIGGIPAISAACVIMVGILGAIFGHNLFNLLKIKTKASRGLAMGTAAHAVGTARCAEMDHTEGAYSSLALMTCGIITSLIAPFLFPILLHLFG from the coding sequence ATGTTGAGCCATATTTGGTGGTCGCTGCCATTAACATTAATTGTATTTTATCTGACCAAAAAATTGTCTCTACGACTCAGACTACCTATATTTAATCCCTTGTTGATATCAATAGCCGTTATTATTCCTTTGCTCCTTATGACCAATACTCCTTACGACCACTATTTTGCCGGCAGCCGAATATTAAATGATTTACTGCAACCAGCCGTCGTTGCGCTGGCCTTTCCTCTTTATGAGCAACTTCACCAAATCCGTGCTCAATGGAAATCCATCATTACCATTTGTTTTATCGGCTGCATGGTCGCAATGGTAACCGGTACAGCCATCGCATTATGGGCAGGTGCAACCCCTGAAATTGCGGCCTCAGTTTTACCTAAATCTGTCACAACGCCGATTGCCATGGCAGTAGCCGATTCTATCGGTGGCATTCCGGCCATCAGTGCAGCTTGCGTAATTATGGTGGGTATTCTGGGGGCTATCTTTGGTCATAACCTGTTTAACCTTCTGAAAATAAAGACGAAGGCTTCCCGAGGGTTAGCTATGGGGACAGCAGCCCATGCGGTAGGAACCGCCCGTTGTGCTGAAATGGATCATACCGAAGGCGCATACAGTTCGTTGGCTTTGATGACTTGCGGCATTATTACTTCGTTGATTGCCCCTTTTTTATTTCCGATCCTCCTTCATCTGTTTGGATAA